One genomic window of Oryctolagus cuniculus chromosome 11, mOryCun1.1, whole genome shotgun sequence includes the following:
- the SIGLEC1 gene encoding sialoadhesin isoform X1 encodes MRTSREPTMGFLLQLLLLVLLFPPGRTSWGVSSPETVQGVKGSCLLIPCIFSFPADVQVPNRITAIWYYDYAGKRQVVTHSADPKQVEARFQGRAQLLGNMEHKVCNLLLRDLQPEDSGTYNFRFEISEGNRWSDVKGTSVSVTEEPIAPTITSPAELREGMAVDFNCSTPYACVEEKVSLQWQGQDNTRSVTSNHQRLEPTGIIHLETLHTALTWQDHGRSLRCQLSLAGHRAQAEIHLHVQYAPRGVEALLSPSGRNILPGDLVTLTCQVNSSYPEVSSIQWTKDGAQLEARSRVLQLPQVAWSDAGIYTCQAGNGLGSSVSPPVSLHVFMAEVQVSPAGPIVEKQTVTLVCNTPREAPDELRYSWYKNHVLLEDAHTPTLLLPSVTRADTGFYFCEVQNAHGRERSGPVSVVVRHPPLAPELTSFLEMQTGLVGILHCSVVSEPLATLVLSHGGLILASTPGESDPGPRFSVSSSPNSLHLEIRDLEPADSGEYECSATNALGNSTSTLHFRANAARLLISPAAQVAEGQAVTLSCRSGLPSTPDTRFSWYLNGALLSEGPSSSLLLPAVSSSDAGSYHCRAQDGHSASGPSSPTVLTVLHPPRQPTLTARLDLGAAGAGAARRGLLSCQVDSDPPAQLRLLHKDLVVATSLQPEGGCSTCSQRVTVTKAPNLLRVEIHNPVLEDEGVYLCEATNTLGNASASTSFNAQATVVVIRPSDTLQEGAEANLTCNVSQAASSSPANFSWFRNGEPWAQGPLETVTLLPVARADTALYACRILTESDTYLSAPAVLTVIYPPDPPKLSALLDMDQGYMAVFACTVDSRPLAQLALFHGEHLLAASLGPQLPFHGRLQAKATANSLQLEVRDLGLGDSGSYRCEATNALGSANASLFFQVRGAWVQVSPSPELQEGQAVVLSCQLPTGIPDGTSYRWYRDGQPLQDASSAKLHLAAVTPTQAGAYHCQAQAPGSATTSLAAPVVLHVSYAPRQATLTALMDTGPGRMGLLVCRVDSDPPAQLWLLHGDSLVASTAQGVGELASSSLRLQVAVAPNMLRLEIHGAGLEDEGIYTCEATSTLGQASASANFDAEAVSVQVWPKATVQEGQLVNLTCLVWTSRLAQLTYTWYQDGQQRPGARSILLSNVTVTNAASYRCSVESIGRAPRLSRPVTLDVLYAPRSLHLTYLLESRGGQMALVLCTVDSRPPAQLTISRAGRLLASSTPASVPNTLRLELREPQPSDEGLYSCSAQSPLGQVNASLELRLEGVQVTLVPSASVPEGTPVTVTCEDPTAHPPTLYVWYYNGRWLQEGPAASLTFPVAMRTHTGAYSCQVQDAQGTRSSRPVALQVLYAPRDAVLSSFWDSRAGPMAVIQCTVDSEPPAELALSCDGKVLATSHGMTGSALEMGHVQVARNALRLQVQDVPAGDNSTYVCTAHNLLGSASTTGQLQATGVRVVAEPGLEMPEGAALNLSCHLPGGPRPVGNSTFTWFWNGRPLQVEPLPTLTFSHVARAQAGLYHCRAELPTGTAASAPVMLHVLYPPTTPTLTVFVEPEGGLQGILDCRVDSEPPASLTLHLGSQLVASSQLRSPPAQGYLRILASPNALRMEVEELRPSDQGEYVCSASNALGSSSASAYFGTRALHQLRLFQQLLWVLGLLAGFFGLLLGLGTCYVWRSDWGGRKIKCPTALRAPPLCTNKTFSSAEPGQELSGDGFSEGQHTAV; translated from the exons ATGAGAACCAGCAGAGAACCTACCATGGGCttcctgctccagctgctcctccttgTCTTGCTCTTCCCGCCAG GCCGGACCTCATGGGGCGTCTCCAGTCCCGAGACTGTGCAGGGCGTGAAGGGGTCTTGTCTGCTCATCCCCTGCATCTTCAGCTTCCCTGCGGACGTGCAGGTGCCCAACCGCATCACGGCCATCTGGTACTACGACTATGCGGGCAAGCGGCAGGTGGTGACCCACTCCGCGGACCCCAAGCAGGTGGAGGCGCGCTTCCAAGGCCGTGCCCAGCTGCTGGGGAACATGGAGCACAAGGTATGCAACCTGCTGCTCCGGGACCTGCAGCCCGAGGACTCGGGCACCTACAACTTCCGCTTCGAGATCAGCGAGGGCAACCGCTGGTCGGATGTCAAAGGCACCTCGGTCTCCGTGACGG AGGAGCCTATTGCGCCCACCATCACCTCCCCCGCAGAGCTGCGTGAGGGCATGGCTGTGGACTTCAACTGCTCCACGCCCTACGCGTGTGTGGAGGAGAAAGTCAGCCTGCAGTGGCAGGGACAGGACAACACCCGCTCCGTCACTTCCAACCACCAGCGGCTCGAGCCCACTGGCATCATTCACCTGGAGACCCTCCACACGGCTCTGACCTGGCAGGACCACGGCCGGAGCCTGCGTTGCCAGCTCTCGCTGGCCGGCCACAGGGCACAGGCAGAGATCCACCTTCATGTGCAgt ACGCTCCCAGGGGCGTGGAGGCCCTGCTCAGCCCCTCGGGGCGGAACATCCTTCCAGGTGATCTGGTCACGCTCACCTGCCAGGTGAACAGCAGCTACCCCGAGGTGAGCTCCATTCAGTGGACCAAGGACGGGGCTCAACTGGAGGCCAGGAGTCGCGTGCTGCAGTTGCCCCAGGTGGCCTGGAGCGATGCCGGCATCTACACCTGCCAAGCGGGGAATGGCCTGGGTTCTTCGGTCTCACCCCCTGTCAGCCTCCATGTGTTCA TGGCTGAGGTCCAGGTGAGCCCGGCAGGCCCCATCGTGGAGAAGCAGACGGTGACGCTGGTGTGCAACACACCCAGAGAGGCCCCCGACGAGCTCCGCTACAGCTGGTACAAGAACCACGTGCTGCTGGAGGATGCCCACACTCCCACGCTTCTGCTGCCCTCGGTCACCAGGGCCGACACCGGCTTCTACTTCTGCGAGGTGCAGAACGCCCACGGCCGCGAGCGCTCTGGCCCCGTCAGCGTGGTGGTCCGCC ACCCGCCCCTCGCCCCAGAGCTGACTTCCTTCCTGGAGATGCAGACAGGGCTtgtgggcatcctccactgctctgtggTCAGTGAGCCCCTGGCCACCCTGGTGCTGTCGCACGGGGGCCTCATCCTGGCTTCCACCCCTGGGGAGAGCGACCCTGGCCCCCGCTTCAGTGTCTCCTCTTCTCCCAACTCCCTGCACCTGGAGATCCGAGACCTGGAGCCGGCCGACAGTGGGGAGTACGAGTGCTCGGCCACCAACGCCCTGGGAAATTCTACCTCCACGCTGCACTTCCGTGCCAATG cGGCCCGCCTCCTCATCAGCCCGGCAGCCCAGGTGGCCGAAGGGCAGGCGGTGACTCTGAGCTGCAGGAGCGGCCTGCCATCTACGCCCGACACCCGCTTCTCCTGGTACCTGAATGGGGCCCTGCTTAGCGAGGGGCCCAGCAGCAGCCTCCTGCTCCCCGCCGTCTCCAGCTCCGACGCCGGCTCCTACCACTGCCGGGCCCAGGACGGCCACAGCGCCAGCGGCCCCTCCTCGCCCACTGTCCTCACGGTGCTCC ACCCCCCACGTCAGCCCACGCTCACTGCCCGACTAGACCTCGGCGCTGCCGGAGCCGGGGCTGCACGGCGAGGCCTCCTGTCATGCCAGGTGGACAGCGACCCCCCGGCCCAGCTGCGGCTGCTCCACAAGGACCTTGTGGTGGCCACCTCCCTGCAGCCGGAGGGTGGCTGCAGCACCTGCTCCCAGCGCGTAACAGTCACCAAAGCCCCCAACCTGCTGCGAGTGGAGATTCACAACCCGGTGCTGGAGGATGAGGGCGTGTACTTGTGTGAGGCCACCAACACCCTGGGCAATGCCTCGGCCTCCACCTCCTTCAATGCCCAGG CCACAGTCGTGGTCATCAGACCATCGGACACACTGCaggagggtgcagaggccaacCTGACGTGCAACGTGAGCCAGGCAGCCTCCAGCAGCCCTGCCAACTTCTCCTGGTTCCGGAACGGGGAGCCATGGGCTCAGGGTCCACTGGAGACAGTGACACTGCTGCCAGTGGCCCGAGCCGACACTGCCCTCTACGCCTGCCGCATCCTCACGGAGTCCGACACCTACTTGTCGGCTCCCGCGGTCCTGACTGTCATCT ATCCCCCAGACCCTCCAAAGCTGTCAGCCCTCCTGGACATGGACCAGGGCTACATGGCCGTGTTTGCCTGCACCGTGGACAGTCGTCCCCTGGCCCAGCTAGCCCTGTTCCATGGGGAGCACCTCCTGGCTGCCAGCCTGGGACCCCAGCTTCCATTCCATGGCCGACTCCAGGCCAAGGCCACGGCGAACTCCTTGCAGCTGGAGGTCCGAGATCTGGGCCTTGGGGACTCTGGCAGCTACCGCTGTGAGGCCACAAATGCTCTTGGATCAGCCAATGCCTCACTCTTCTTCCAGGTGCGAG GAGCCTGGGTCCAGGTGTCACCATCGCCCGAGCTCCAGGAGGGCCAGGCTGTGGTCCTGAGCTGCCAGTTACCCACGGGGATCCCTGATGGGACCTCGTACCGCTGGTATCGGGATGGCCAGCCCCTCCAGGACGCGAGCTCGGCCAAGCTCCACTTGGCAGCCGTCACTCCAACACAAGCTGGAGCCTACCACTGCCaagcccaggccccaggctcgGCCACCACAAGCCTGGCTGCCCCTGTCGTCCTCCACGTGTCCT ATGCCCCGCGCCAGGCCACGCTCACTGCTCTGATGGACACAGGCCCTGGGCGAATGGGCCTCCTTGTGTGCCGTGTGGACAGTGACcctccagcccagctgtggctgctccaTGGGGACAGTCTGGTGGCCTCTACTGCCCAAGGCGTGGGTGAGCTTGCGAGCAGCTCTCTCCGGCTGCAGGTGGCTGTGGCCCCCAACATGCTGCGCCTGGAGATCCATGGGGCCGGGCTGGAGGACGAGGGCATCTACACCTGTGAGGCCACCAGCACCCTGGGCCAGGCTTCCGCCTCGGCCAACTTCGATGCAGAGG CTGTGAGCGTGCAGGTGTGGCCCAAGGCCACTGTGCAGGAGGGGCAGCTGGTGAACCTGACCTGCCTCGTATGGacctcccgcctggcccagctcacctaCACGTGGTATCAGGATGGGCAGCAGCGCCCAGGTGCCCGCTCCATCCTCCTGTCCAATGTCACAGTCACCAACGCTGCTTCCTACCGCTGCAGTGTGGAGTCCATTGGCAGGGCACCTCGCCTCTCCAGACCTGTCACCCTGGATGTCCTCT ACGCCCCCCGCAGCCTGCACCTGACCTACCTCCTGGAAAGCCGTGGCGGGCAGATGGCCCTGGTACTGTGTACTGTGGACAGCCGCCCACCTGCTCAGCTGACCATCAGCCGCGCTGGCCGCCTCCTGgcctcctccaccccagcctcagTCCCCAACACCCTGCGCCTGGAGCTGCGGGAGCCCCAGCCCAGTGACGAGGGTCTCTACAGCTGCTCGGCCCAGAGCCCTCTGGGCCAAGTCAACGCATCCCTGGAGCTGCGCCTAGAGG GCGTGCAGGTGACCCTGGTCCCGTCGGCCAGTGTGCCCGAGGGGACTCCAGTCACAGTGACCTGTGAGGACCCCACCgctcacccacccaccctctACGTCTGGTACTACAATGGTCGTTGGCTACAGGAGGGGCCGGCCGCTTCACTCACCTTCCCTGTGGCCATGCGGACTCACACAGGAGCCTACTCCTGCCAGGTCCAGGATGCACAGGGCACACGCAGCTCGCGGCCTGTGGCCCTGCAAGTTCTCT atgCCCCTCGGGACGCTGTCCTGTCCTCCTTCTGGGACTCCAGGGCTGGTCCCATGGCCGTGATACAGTGCACAGTGGACAGCGAACCACCTGCTGAGCTGGCCCTGTCCTGTGATGGTAAGGTGCTGGCCACCAGCCATGGGATGACTGGCTCAGCACTGGAGATGGGCCATGTCCAGGTGGCCCGCAACGCCCTGCGGCTGCAGGTGCAAGATGTACCTGCAGGTGACAACAGCACCTATGTCTGCACGGCCCACAACCTGCTGGGCTCAGCCAGCACCACTGGACAGCTGCAGGCCACAG GTGTGCGTGTGGTGGCTGAACCAGGCCTGGAGATGCCCGAGGGCGCAGCACTGAATCTGAGCTGCCACCTCCCTGGTGGCCCCAGGCCTGTGGGCAACTCCACCTTCACATGGTTCTGGAATGGCCGGCCCCTCCAGGTGGAGCCCCTGCCCACGCTCACCTTCAGCCACGTGGCCCGGGCCCAGGCTGGCCTGTACCACTGCCGGGCAGAACTCCCCACGGGGACTGCagcctctgctccagtcatgCTCCACGTGCTCT ACCCTCCCACCACGCCCACCTTGACGGTCTTCGTGGAGCCCGAGGGTGGCCTCCAGGGCATCCTGGACTGCCGAGTGGACAGCGAGCCCCCCGCCAGCCTGACCCTCCACCTCGGCAGCCAACTGGTGGCCTCCAGCCAGCTGCGGAGTCCCCCTGCCCAGGGGTATCTCCGCATCTTGGCCTCGCCCAACGCGCTGAGGATGGAGGTGGAGGAGCTGCGGCCCAGCGACCAGGGGGAGTATGTATGCTCTGCCTCCAAtgccctgggctccagctctgcctccgCCTACTTTGGGACCAGAG CTCTGCACCAGCTGCGCTTGTTCCAGCAGCTTCTCTGGGTCCTGGGACTGCTGGCGGGCTTCTTTGGTCTGCTGTTGGGCCTTGGGACCTGCTATGTCTGGAG AAGTGACTGGGGAGGAAGAAAGATAAAATGCCCCACTGCCCTCAGGGCTCCCCCGTTGTGTACA AACAAGACGTTCTCATCAGCTGAGCCGGGGCAAGAACTTAGTGGAGATGGCTTCTCAGAAGGACAACACACAG
- the SIGLEC1 gene encoding sialoadhesin isoform X3, which translates to MSPDMALGHSGTESGRRHRELQQPELSQGGPGHPASLLDMRTSREPTMGFLLQLLLLVLLFPPGRTSWGVSSPETVQGVKGSCLLIPCIFSFPADVQVPNRITAIWYYDYAGKRQVVTHSADPKQVEARFQGRAQLLGNMEHKVCNLLLRDLQPEDSGTYNFRFEISEGNRWSDVKGTSVSVTEEPIAPTITSPAELREGMAVDFNCSTPYACVEEKVSLQWQGQDNTRSVTSNHQRLEPTGIIHLETLHTALTWQDHGRSLRCQLSLAGHRAQAEIHLHVQYAPRGVEALLSPSGRNILPGDLVTLTCQVNSSYPEVSSIQWTKDGAQLEARSRVLQLPQVAWSDAGIYTCQAGNGLGSSVSPPVSLHVFMAEVQVSPAGPIVEKQTVTLVCNTPREAPDELRYSWYKNHVLLEDAHTPTLLLPSVTRADTGFYFCEVQNAHGRERSGPVSVVVRHPPLAPELTSFLEMQTGLVGILHCSVVSEPLATLVLSHGGLILASTPGESDPGPRFSVSSSPNSLHLEIRDLEPADSGEYECSATNALGNSTSTLHFRANAARLLISPAAQVAEGQAVTLSCRSGLPSTPDTRFSWYLNGALLSEGPSSSLLLPAVSSSDAGSYHCRAQDGHSASGPSSPTVLTVLHPPRQPTLTARLDLGAAGAGAARRGLLSCQVDSDPPAQLRLLHKDLVVATSLQPEGGCSTCSQRVTVTKAPNLLRVEIHNPVLEDEGVYLCEATNTLGNASASTSFNAQATVVVIRPSDTLQEGAEANLTCNVSQAASSSPANFSWFRNGEPWAQGPLETVTLLPVARADTALYACRILTESDTYLSAPAVLTVIYPPDPPKLSALLDMDQGYMAVFACTVDSRPLAQLALFHGEHLLAASLGPQLPFHGRLQAKATANSLQLEVRDLGLGDSGSYRCEATNALGSANASLFFQVRGAWVQVSPSPELQEGQAVVLSCQLPTGIPDGTSYRWYRDGQPLQDASSAKLHLAAVTPTQAGAYHCQAQAPGSATTSLAAPVVLHVSYAPRQATLTALMDTGPGRMGLLVCRVDSDPPAQLWLLHGDSLVASTAQGVGELASSSLRLQVAVAPNMLRLEIHGAGLEDEGIYTCEATSTLGQASASANFDAEAVSVQVWPKATVQEGQLVNLTCLVWTSRLAQLTYTWYQDGQQRPGARSILLSNVTVTNAASYRCSVESIGRAPRLSRPVTLDVLYAPRSLHLTYLLESRGGQMALVLCTVDSRPPAQLTISRAGRLLASSTPASVPNTLRLELREPQPSDEGLYSCSAQSPLGQVNASLELRLEGVQVTLVPSASVPEGTPVTVTCEDPTAHPPTLYVWYYNGRWLQEGPAASLTFPVAMRTHTGAYSCQVQDAQGTRSSRPVALQVLYAPRDAVLSSFWDSRAGPMAVIQCTVDSEPPAELALSCDGKVLATSHGMTGSALEMGHVQVARNALRLQVQDVPAGDNSTYVCTAHNLLGSASTTGQLQATGVRVVAEPGLEMPEGAALNLSCHLPGGPRPVGNSTFTWFWNGRPLQVEPLPTLTFSHVARAQAGLYHCRAELPTGTAASAPVMLHVLYPPTTPTLTVFVEPEGGLQGILDCRVDSEPPASLTLHLGSQLVASSQLRSPPAQGYLRILASPNALRMEVEELRPSDQGEYVCSASNALGSSSASAYFGTRALHQLRLFQQLLWVLGLLAGFFGLLLGLGTCYVWRSDWGGRKIKCPTALRAPPLCTNKTFSSAEPGQELSGDGFSEGQHTAV; encoded by the exons CAGGCGGCACAGAGAGCTGCAGCAGCCCGAGCTGTCCCAAGGAGGCCCTGGGCACCCAGCCAGCCTCTTGGACATGAGAACCAGCAGAGAACCTACCATGGGCttcctgctccagctgctcctccttgTCTTGCTCTTCCCGCCAG GCCGGACCTCATGGGGCGTCTCCAGTCCCGAGACTGTGCAGGGCGTGAAGGGGTCTTGTCTGCTCATCCCCTGCATCTTCAGCTTCCCTGCGGACGTGCAGGTGCCCAACCGCATCACGGCCATCTGGTACTACGACTATGCGGGCAAGCGGCAGGTGGTGACCCACTCCGCGGACCCCAAGCAGGTGGAGGCGCGCTTCCAAGGCCGTGCCCAGCTGCTGGGGAACATGGAGCACAAGGTATGCAACCTGCTGCTCCGGGACCTGCAGCCCGAGGACTCGGGCACCTACAACTTCCGCTTCGAGATCAGCGAGGGCAACCGCTGGTCGGATGTCAAAGGCACCTCGGTCTCCGTGACGG AGGAGCCTATTGCGCCCACCATCACCTCCCCCGCAGAGCTGCGTGAGGGCATGGCTGTGGACTTCAACTGCTCCACGCCCTACGCGTGTGTGGAGGAGAAAGTCAGCCTGCAGTGGCAGGGACAGGACAACACCCGCTCCGTCACTTCCAACCACCAGCGGCTCGAGCCCACTGGCATCATTCACCTGGAGACCCTCCACACGGCTCTGACCTGGCAGGACCACGGCCGGAGCCTGCGTTGCCAGCTCTCGCTGGCCGGCCACAGGGCACAGGCAGAGATCCACCTTCATGTGCAgt ACGCTCCCAGGGGCGTGGAGGCCCTGCTCAGCCCCTCGGGGCGGAACATCCTTCCAGGTGATCTGGTCACGCTCACCTGCCAGGTGAACAGCAGCTACCCCGAGGTGAGCTCCATTCAGTGGACCAAGGACGGGGCTCAACTGGAGGCCAGGAGTCGCGTGCTGCAGTTGCCCCAGGTGGCCTGGAGCGATGCCGGCATCTACACCTGCCAAGCGGGGAATGGCCTGGGTTCTTCGGTCTCACCCCCTGTCAGCCTCCATGTGTTCA TGGCTGAGGTCCAGGTGAGCCCGGCAGGCCCCATCGTGGAGAAGCAGACGGTGACGCTGGTGTGCAACACACCCAGAGAGGCCCCCGACGAGCTCCGCTACAGCTGGTACAAGAACCACGTGCTGCTGGAGGATGCCCACACTCCCACGCTTCTGCTGCCCTCGGTCACCAGGGCCGACACCGGCTTCTACTTCTGCGAGGTGCAGAACGCCCACGGCCGCGAGCGCTCTGGCCCCGTCAGCGTGGTGGTCCGCC ACCCGCCCCTCGCCCCAGAGCTGACTTCCTTCCTGGAGATGCAGACAGGGCTtgtgggcatcctccactgctctgtggTCAGTGAGCCCCTGGCCACCCTGGTGCTGTCGCACGGGGGCCTCATCCTGGCTTCCACCCCTGGGGAGAGCGACCCTGGCCCCCGCTTCAGTGTCTCCTCTTCTCCCAACTCCCTGCACCTGGAGATCCGAGACCTGGAGCCGGCCGACAGTGGGGAGTACGAGTGCTCGGCCACCAACGCCCTGGGAAATTCTACCTCCACGCTGCACTTCCGTGCCAATG cGGCCCGCCTCCTCATCAGCCCGGCAGCCCAGGTGGCCGAAGGGCAGGCGGTGACTCTGAGCTGCAGGAGCGGCCTGCCATCTACGCCCGACACCCGCTTCTCCTGGTACCTGAATGGGGCCCTGCTTAGCGAGGGGCCCAGCAGCAGCCTCCTGCTCCCCGCCGTCTCCAGCTCCGACGCCGGCTCCTACCACTGCCGGGCCCAGGACGGCCACAGCGCCAGCGGCCCCTCCTCGCCCACTGTCCTCACGGTGCTCC ACCCCCCACGTCAGCCCACGCTCACTGCCCGACTAGACCTCGGCGCTGCCGGAGCCGGGGCTGCACGGCGAGGCCTCCTGTCATGCCAGGTGGACAGCGACCCCCCGGCCCAGCTGCGGCTGCTCCACAAGGACCTTGTGGTGGCCACCTCCCTGCAGCCGGAGGGTGGCTGCAGCACCTGCTCCCAGCGCGTAACAGTCACCAAAGCCCCCAACCTGCTGCGAGTGGAGATTCACAACCCGGTGCTGGAGGATGAGGGCGTGTACTTGTGTGAGGCCACCAACACCCTGGGCAATGCCTCGGCCTCCACCTCCTTCAATGCCCAGG CCACAGTCGTGGTCATCAGACCATCGGACACACTGCaggagggtgcagaggccaacCTGACGTGCAACGTGAGCCAGGCAGCCTCCAGCAGCCCTGCCAACTTCTCCTGGTTCCGGAACGGGGAGCCATGGGCTCAGGGTCCACTGGAGACAGTGACACTGCTGCCAGTGGCCCGAGCCGACACTGCCCTCTACGCCTGCCGCATCCTCACGGAGTCCGACACCTACTTGTCGGCTCCCGCGGTCCTGACTGTCATCT ATCCCCCAGACCCTCCAAAGCTGTCAGCCCTCCTGGACATGGACCAGGGCTACATGGCCGTGTTTGCCTGCACCGTGGACAGTCGTCCCCTGGCCCAGCTAGCCCTGTTCCATGGGGAGCACCTCCTGGCTGCCAGCCTGGGACCCCAGCTTCCATTCCATGGCCGACTCCAGGCCAAGGCCACGGCGAACTCCTTGCAGCTGGAGGTCCGAGATCTGGGCCTTGGGGACTCTGGCAGCTACCGCTGTGAGGCCACAAATGCTCTTGGATCAGCCAATGCCTCACTCTTCTTCCAGGTGCGAG GAGCCTGGGTCCAGGTGTCACCATCGCCCGAGCTCCAGGAGGGCCAGGCTGTGGTCCTGAGCTGCCAGTTACCCACGGGGATCCCTGATGGGACCTCGTACCGCTGGTATCGGGATGGCCAGCCCCTCCAGGACGCGAGCTCGGCCAAGCTCCACTTGGCAGCCGTCACTCCAACACAAGCTGGAGCCTACCACTGCCaagcccaggccccaggctcgGCCACCACAAGCCTGGCTGCCCCTGTCGTCCTCCACGTGTCCT ATGCCCCGCGCCAGGCCACGCTCACTGCTCTGATGGACACAGGCCCTGGGCGAATGGGCCTCCTTGTGTGCCGTGTGGACAGTGACcctccagcccagctgtggctgctccaTGGGGACAGTCTGGTGGCCTCTACTGCCCAAGGCGTGGGTGAGCTTGCGAGCAGCTCTCTCCGGCTGCAGGTGGCTGTGGCCCCCAACATGCTGCGCCTGGAGATCCATGGGGCCGGGCTGGAGGACGAGGGCATCTACACCTGTGAGGCCACCAGCACCCTGGGCCAGGCTTCCGCCTCGGCCAACTTCGATGCAGAGG CTGTGAGCGTGCAGGTGTGGCCCAAGGCCACTGTGCAGGAGGGGCAGCTGGTGAACCTGACCTGCCTCGTATGGacctcccgcctggcccagctcacctaCACGTGGTATCAGGATGGGCAGCAGCGCCCAGGTGCCCGCTCCATCCTCCTGTCCAATGTCACAGTCACCAACGCTGCTTCCTACCGCTGCAGTGTGGAGTCCATTGGCAGGGCACCTCGCCTCTCCAGACCTGTCACCCTGGATGTCCTCT ACGCCCCCCGCAGCCTGCACCTGACCTACCTCCTGGAAAGCCGTGGCGGGCAGATGGCCCTGGTACTGTGTACTGTGGACAGCCGCCCACCTGCTCAGCTGACCATCAGCCGCGCTGGCCGCCTCCTGgcctcctccaccccagcctcagTCCCCAACACCCTGCGCCTGGAGCTGCGGGAGCCCCAGCCCAGTGACGAGGGTCTCTACAGCTGCTCGGCCCAGAGCCCTCTGGGCCAAGTCAACGCATCCCTGGAGCTGCGCCTAGAGG GCGTGCAGGTGACCCTGGTCCCGTCGGCCAGTGTGCCCGAGGGGACTCCAGTCACAGTGACCTGTGAGGACCCCACCgctcacccacccaccctctACGTCTGGTACTACAATGGTCGTTGGCTACAGGAGGGGCCGGCCGCTTCACTCACCTTCCCTGTGGCCATGCGGACTCACACAGGAGCCTACTCCTGCCAGGTCCAGGATGCACAGGGCACACGCAGCTCGCGGCCTGTGGCCCTGCAAGTTCTCT atgCCCCTCGGGACGCTGTCCTGTCCTCCTTCTGGGACTCCAGGGCTGGTCCCATGGCCGTGATACAGTGCACAGTGGACAGCGAACCACCTGCTGAGCTGGCCCTGTCCTGTGATGGTAAGGTGCTGGCCACCAGCCATGGGATGACTGGCTCAGCACTGGAGATGGGCCATGTCCAGGTGGCCCGCAACGCCCTGCGGCTGCAGGTGCAAGATGTACCTGCAGGTGACAACAGCACCTATGTCTGCACGGCCCACAACCTGCTGGGCTCAGCCAGCACCACTGGACAGCTGCAGGCCACAG GTGTGCGTGTGGTGGCTGAACCAGGCCTGGAGATGCCCGAGGGCGCAGCACTGAATCTGAGCTGCCACCTCCCTGGTGGCCCCAGGCCTGTGGGCAACTCCACCTTCACATGGTTCTGGAATGGCCGGCCCCTCCAGGTGGAGCCCCTGCCCACGCTCACCTTCAGCCACGTGGCCCGGGCCCAGGCTGGCCTGTACCACTGCCGGGCAGAACTCCCCACGGGGACTGCagcctctgctccagtcatgCTCCACGTGCTCT ACCCTCCCACCACGCCCACCTTGACGGTCTTCGTGGAGCCCGAGGGTGGCCTCCAGGGCATCCTGGACTGCCGAGTGGACAGCGAGCCCCCCGCCAGCCTGACCCTCCACCTCGGCAGCCAACTGGTGGCCTCCAGCCAGCTGCGGAGTCCCCCTGCCCAGGGGTATCTCCGCATCTTGGCCTCGCCCAACGCGCTGAGGATGGAGGTGGAGGAGCTGCGGCCCAGCGACCAGGGGGAGTATGTATGCTCTGCCTCCAAtgccctgggctccagctctgcctccgCCTACTTTGGGACCAGAG CTCTGCACCAGCTGCGCTTGTTCCAGCAGCTTCTCTGGGTCCTGGGACTGCTGGCGGGCTTCTTTGGTCTGCTGTTGGGCCTTGGGACCTGCTATGTCTGGAG AAGTGACTGGGGAGGAAGAAAGATAAAATGCCCCACTGCCCTCAGGGCTCCCCCGTTGTGTACA AACAAGACGTTCTCATCAGCTGAGCCGGGGCAAGAACTTAGTGGAGATGGCTTCTCAGAAGGACAACACACAG